A region of the Curtobacterium flaccumfaciens pv. betae genome:
GCTTCCGTGGCCACCGCAGACCGACCCCGCCGCCCGAAGATCGGGCGCATCCCGATCACCGAGCTCGCCCCGAGGACGCCGAACGGCTTCCCCGGCAAGGCATTCGACGGCGAGGTGATCACGTTCGGTGCAACCGTCTTCCGAGAAGGACACGGCATCATCGGCGCCGACCTCGTCCTCGAACGCCCAGACGGTGGAACCCGCACCGTCCCCATGACCCTCGGTGCCCCCGGCACCGACCGCTACGAAGCCACCGTGCAGGTCGACCACGTCGGCGTCTGGACCTGGCACGTCGAGTCGTACTCCGACGACTGGGCGAGCTGGCTGCACGGCGCACGCCTGAAGATCGCGGCCGGCGTCGACACCGAGGCGACCCTGCTCGACGGTGCCGTGCTGCTCGACCGGCTGGCCGAGGAGACCGACTCCCCCGCCGCCACCCGTGCCGCCGCACGCGTCCGTGACACCGACCTCGACCCGGCCGAACGCCTGGCCGCCGTCGACGACCCGCGCATCGTCGCCGAGGTCGAGGAAGCCCCGCTCACTTCGCTCCGCACGCACTCCGCCACCCAGCTGCTCGACGTCGAACGCACCCGCGCCGGCGTCGGCGCCTGGTACGAGTTCTTCCCCCGCTCCGAAGGCGCGAAGAAGAACCCCGACGGCTCCTGGAAGAGCGGCGACTTCCGCACCGCGGCCCGCCGCCTGCCCGCCGTCGCCCGGATGGGCTTCGACGTCATCTACCTGCCGCCGATCCACCCCATCGGCACCACCGCCCGCAAGGGGCCGAACAACACGCTCACGCCCGGGCCGAACGACCCCGGCAGCCCCTGGGCGATCGGCTCCCCCGAGGGCGGGCACGACGCGATCCACCCCGACCTCGGCACCGAGGACGACTTCCGCGACTTCGTCGAGACGGCGAAGAACACCGGCATGGAAGTCGCGCTCGACTTCGCGCTGCAGTGCTCCCCCGACCACCCCTGGGTCACCCAGCACCCGGAGTGGTTCACGCAGCGCGCCGACGGGTCCATCGCGACCGCCGAGAACCCACCGAAGCGCTACCAGGACATCTACCCGATCCAGTTCGACACCGACCCCGAGGGCCTGGTCACCGAGGTCGAGCGTGTCCTGCGCCACTGGATCGCCTTCGGCATCCGCATCTTCCGCGTCGACAACCCGCACACCAAGCCGCTCTGGTTCTGGGAACGCGTCATCCGTGAGATCCGCGACGAGCACCCCGACACCGTGTTCCTCGCCGAGGCGTTCACCCGCCCGGCGATGATGCGCGCGCTCGCCGAAGCCGGGTTCCAGCAGTCGTACTCGTACTTCACCTGGCGCAACACCAAGGACGAGATCGAGGACTACTTCACGGAGCTCTCACACGAGACGAGCGACTACCTGCGCCCGAACCTGTTCGTGAACACCCCCGACATCCTCACCGAGTACCTGCAGTTCGGCGGCCGTGCGGGCTACAAGGTGCGTGCGGCGCTCGCCGCCACCGGTGCACCGACGTGGGGCATGTACGCCGGGTACGAGCTCTTCGAGGACGTCGCCCGACCGGGCTCCGAAGAGA
Encoded here:
- a CDS encoding alpha-1,4-glucan--maltose-1-phosphate maltosyltransferase; its protein translation is MATADRPRRPKIGRIPITELAPRTPNGFPGKAFDGEVITFGATVFREGHGIIGADLVLERPDGGTRTVPMTLGAPGTDRYEATVQVDHVGVWTWHVESYSDDWASWLHGARLKIAAGVDTEATLLDGAVLLDRLAEETDSPAATRAAARVRDTDLDPAERLAAVDDPRIVAEVEEAPLTSLRTHSATQLLDVERTRAGVGAWYEFFPRSEGAKKNPDGSWKSGDFRTAARRLPAVARMGFDVIYLPPIHPIGTTARKGPNNTLTPGPNDPGSPWAIGSPEGGHDAIHPDLGTEDDFRDFVETAKNTGMEVALDFALQCSPDHPWVTQHPEWFTQRADGSIATAENPPKRYQDIYPIQFDTDPEGLVTEVERVLRHWIAFGIRIFRVDNPHTKPLWFWERVIREIRDEHPDTVFLAEAFTRPAMMRALAEAGFQQSYSYFTWRNTKDEIEDYFTELSHETSDYLRPNLFVNTPDILTEYLQFGGRAGYKVRAALAATGAPTWGMYAGYELFEDVARPGSEENIDNEKYEYKPRDFALAEAEGASLAPYVTMLNRFRAAHPALRQLRNLHVHAAEDPAIVVYSKHLSGEYIRSGRPDTVIVVANVDPHSARETTVHLDLAALGLPTEGLFDVRDVVTGQRWTWGASNYVRLDAFQEPVHLLVVEGPHR